The following coding sequences are from one Clostridioides difficile ATCC 9689 = DSM 1296 window:
- a CDS encoding NADH-quinone oxidoreductase subunit NuoF: MRKVNSFDELKVLADELKPNLSLRKNYSKENVLRRELLVCCDTGCTSSNSLEIVSELENEIKKSGIQDKVSVRLTGCFGFCAQGPIVKVYPDNVFYVKVEPSDAEKIVQSHLIRNTVVEELLYEEESLSKKVEEQEEMSFYKKQLRIALKNCGLIDPDSIEEYIANDGYLALGKCLTSLTPQEVIAEVKTSGLRGRGGAGFPTGSKWEAASKNPAGPTDKKFVVCNADEGDPGAFMDRSVLEGDPHSVLEAMAICGYAIGSDTGYIYIRAEYPKSIERLKVAIAQAEKYGLLGENILGTGFNFKLELKYGAGAFVCGEGTALMHSIEGRRGEPRMKTYSSSKSGLWKSPTCLNNVETFANIPAIILKGGDWFANLGTEDSSGTKVFALGGKVENVGLVEVPMGTTLRDIVFEIGGGIPEGKKFKAVQTGGPSGGCIPTEHLDTPIDFGSLSSIGSMMGSGGMLVLDESDCMVDIAKFFLEFTVEESCGKCTPCRIGTTRLLEILTKITEGNGTLQDLDDLENLAETIQTASLCGLGKAAPNPVLSTLQYFKDEYIAHVVDKKCPAGKCQNLLSYFITDDCKGCTKCSRVCPAGCITGSVKEQHTIDTSKCLKCGACIDNCTFNAIIKK; the protein is encoded by the coding sequence ATGCGTAAAGTAAATTCATTTGATGAATTAAAAGTTTTAGCTGATGAGCTGAAACCTAATCTTAGCTTAAGAAAAAATTATTCTAAGGAAAATGTATTAAGAAGAGAATTACTTGTTTGTTGTGATACTGGATGTACATCTTCAAACAGTCTAGAAATAGTTAGTGAATTAGAAAATGAAATAAAGAAATCAGGAATCCAAGATAAAGTTAGTGTTCGTTTGACAGGTTGTTTTGGTTTCTGTGCTCAAGGTCCTATTGTAAAAGTTTATCCTGATAACGTTTTCTACGTAAAAGTTGAGCCATCTGATGCTGAAAAGATAGTTCAAAGCCACTTAATTAGAAATACAGTTGTCGAGGAATTATTATATGAGGAAGAATCTTTAAGTAAAAAAGTTGAAGAACAAGAAGAAATGTCTTTCTACAAAAAACAGTTACGTATAGCTTTAAAAAATTGTGGTCTTATAGACCCAGATAGTATAGAAGAATATATTGCCAATGATGGTTATTTAGCTCTAGGCAAATGTTTAACTTCTCTTACTCCTCAAGAAGTTATTGCAGAGGTAAAAACTTCTGGCCTTCGTGGTAGAGGTGGTGCAGGTTTCCCTACTGGCTCTAAATGGGAAGCTGCTTCAAAAAATCCAGCTGGTCCAACAGATAAAAAGTTTGTTGTATGTAATGCTGATGAAGGTGACCCAGGTGCATTTATGGATAGATCTGTACTTGAAGGTGACCCTCATAGTGTACTAGAAGCTATGGCAATATGTGGATACGCTATAGGTTCTGATACAGGATACATATACATAAGAGCAGAATATCCAAAATCTATAGAAAGATTAAAAGTAGCCATAGCTCAAGCTGAAAAATACGGTTTACTTGGCGAAAATATCTTAGGCACTGGATTTAACTTTAAATTAGAATTAAAATATGGTGCAGGTGCTTTCGTTTGTGGTGAAGGTACAGCGCTAATGCATTCAATTGAAGGTAGACGTGGTGAACCTAGAATGAAAACTTATAGTTCTTCTAAGAGTGGTCTATGGAAATCTCCTACTTGCTTAAATAACGTTGAGACTTTTGCTAACATACCTGCAATTATACTTAAGGGTGGAGATTGGTTTGCCAACTTAGGTACTGAAGATTCTAGTGGTACTAAAGTCTTTGCTCTTGGTGGAAAAGTAGAAAATGTAGGACTTGTTGAAGTTCCAATGGGTACTACTTTAAGAGATATTGTATTTGAAATTGGTGGGGGAATCCCTGAAGGTAAGAAATTTAAGGCTGTTCAAACAGGTGGACCATCTGGTGGATGTATACCAACTGAACATTTAGACACTCCTATAGACTTTGGTTCATTAAGTTCTATCGGTTCAATGATGGGCTCTGGTGGTATGCTTGTTCTTGATGAATCTGACTGTATGGTAGATATAGCCAAGTTCTTCCTTGAGTTTACTGTTGAAGAATCTTGTGGTAAATGTACACCTTGTCGTATAGGTACTACAAGATTATTAGAAATATTAACTAAAATTACAGAAGGTAATGGTACTCTACAAGATTTAGATGACCTAGAAAACCTTGCTGAAACTATACAAACTGCTTCATTATGTGGTCTTGGTAAAGCTGCTCCAAACCCTGTTTTAAGTACTCTTCAATATTTTAAAGATGAGTATATAGCTCATGTTGTAGATAAGAAATGTCCTGCTGGTAAATGTCAGAACTTACTTTCTTACTTTATAACAGATGACTGTAAGGGTTGTACAAAATGTTCTAGAGTGTGTCCTGCTGGTTGTATAACAGGTTCTGTTAAGGAACAACATACAATAGATACTTCTAAGTGTCTAAAATGTGGTGCTTGTATAGATAATTGTACATTTAACGCTATAATCAAGAAATAA
- the murB gene encoding UDP-N-acetylmuramate dehydrogenase, translating to MNNQDIYINLLNILSKEDIKVDEPMKKHISFRVGGPADILVRPRTEEQLKNVLKLVKKESIPYLIIGNGSNILIKDGGIRGVVIELADNFNSYEINDTRMTAQSGALLSVLGKALQKQELKGFEFASGIPGTLGGALAMNAGAYGGEMKDIVKSVRLMDMEGNIFELSNEQMEFGYRKSIISKNGYIALSAELELQEGNYDEIKSLMDDLATRRITKQPLNFASAGSTFKRPTGYFAGKLIEETGLRGLTLRGAQVSEKHCGFVVNQGEASAKDILDLIYVIKSAVYAKFGVMLEEEVKILGED from the coding sequence ATGAATAATCAAGATATATATATAAATTTATTAAATATATTAAGTAAAGAGGATATAAAAGTCGATGAACCTATGAAAAAACATATTTCATTTAGGGTAGGAGGACCAGCAGATATATTAGTTAGACCTAGAACTGAAGAACAATTAAAAAATGTACTTAAGTTGGTAAAAAAAGAATCTATTCCGTATTTAATAATTGGAAATGGTTCAAACATTTTAATTAAAGATGGTGGAATAAGAGGAGTGGTAATAGAATTAGCTGATAATTTCAATTCTTATGAGATAAATGATACTAGGATGACTGCTCAGTCAGGAGCTTTATTATCAGTTTTAGGGAAAGCTCTCCAAAAGCAAGAATTAAAAGGGTTTGAGTTTGCATCAGGAATACCTGGCACATTGGGAGGAGCATTAGCCATGAATGCTGGAGCATATGGTGGTGAAATGAAGGACATAGTGAAGTCAGTAAGACTGATGGATATGGAAGGCAATATATTTGAATTATCAAATGAACAGATGGAATTTGGGTATAGAAAAAGTATAATATCGAAAAACGGATATATAGCTTTATCAGCAGAATTAGAGTTACAAGAAGGAAATTATGATGAAATAAAAAGTTTAATGGATGATTTAGCGACGAGAAGAATAACTAAACAGCCATTAAATTTTGCTAGTGCAGGAAGTACATTTAAGAGACCAACAGGATATTTTGCAGGTAAATTAATAGAAGAAACTGGATTGAGAGGTCTTACTTTAAGAGGAGCACAAGTATCTGAGAAGCATTGTGGATTTGTAGTCAATCAAGGAGAAGCAAGTGCTAAAGATATTTTGGATTTAATATATGTTATAAAAAGTGCTGTATATGCCAAGTTTGGGGTTATGTTGGAAGAAGAAGTCAAAATACTTGGAGAGGATTAA
- a CDS encoding gluconeogenesis factor YvcK family protein, translating to MAKLLIIVGILGWIALIVSLFIYKKAKNEKVKLFQRSIVENREPNVVVIGGGTGQSVFLRGLKHTTQNITAIVTVADDGGGSGVLREDLGMLPPGDIRNCLLALANIEPTMNEVMQYRFTEGLLKGQSFGNLFLAAMNGLYGNFEKAVYKLSEIFAITGRVLPVTLEDVNLVAKLENGNIINGESSIPEESKIQKSSIDKIFLNPKDVKPLKDVIASIYDADIIIMGPGSLYTSIIPNLLVEGIVDAIKLSVAPKVYIANIMTQPGETEGYNVLEHVNAIVKHTDENLIDYVIANNEILPEEMLDLYKQDGAEQVLLDKKQKDKLKEMGIKTVEKNLIEIKNNYIRHDAKYISNIVIELALNHNYNKS from the coding sequence ATGGCTAAATTACTTATTATTGTAGGAATTTTAGGTTGGATTGCATTAATTGTATCGTTATTTATATATAAAAAAGCAAAAAATGAAAAAGTAAAACTATTTCAAAGGTCTATTGTTGAAAATAGAGAACCAAATGTGGTTGTGATAGGTGGAGGTACTGGTCAATCGGTATTTTTAAGAGGCCTTAAACACACTACGCAAAATATAACTGCAATTGTAACTGTTGCTGATGATGGTGGAGGTTCAGGTGTATTGAGAGAAGACTTAGGAATGCTCCCACCGGGAGACATAAGAAACTGTTTATTAGCACTTGCAAATATAGAGCCAACAATGAATGAAGTTATGCAATATAGGTTTACAGAAGGGCTTTTAAAAGGTCAGAGTTTTGGAAATTTGTTTTTGGCTGCTATGAATGGGTTGTATGGAAACTTTGAAAAAGCTGTATATAAATTAAGTGAAATTTTTGCTATAACAGGAAGAGTTTTACCAGTAACTTTGGAAGATGTAAATTTAGTTGCCAAATTAGAAAATGGCAATATAATAAATGGAGAATCTAGTATACCTGAAGAGTCAAAAATTCAAAAAAGCTCTATTGATAAAATTTTTTTAAATCCAAAAGATGTAAAACCATTAAAGGATGTTATTGCATCTATTTATGATGCTGACATTATAATTATGGGTCCTGGAAGTTTATATACAAGTATAATACCCAATTTACTTGTAGAGGGGATTGTAGACGCTATTAAATTGTCTGTAGCTCCAAAAGTATATATAGCAAATATAATGACTCAACCAGGTGAGACAGAAGGGTACAATGTATTAGAGCATGTTAATGCTATAGTAAAACACACTGATGAGAATTTAATAGATTATGTAATCGCAAATAATGAGATATTGCCAGAAGAAATGCTTGACTTATATAAACAAGATGGAGCAGAGCAAGTCTTGTTAGATAAAAAGCAAAAAGATAAATTAAAAGAGATGGGTATAAAAACTGTAGAGAAGAATTTAATTGAAATAAAAAATAATTATATAAGACATGATGCAAAGTATATATCTAACATAGTTATTGAGTTAGCCCTAAATCATAATTACAACAAAAGTTAG
- a CDS encoding complex I 24 kDa subunit family protein has product MCDFISHNKQLFDELDIFIDSLATKEGALIQVLHEAQGIFGYLPKEVQLHVARKLGVAPAKVYGVVTFYSYFTTEPVGKYKISVCLGTVCFVKGADKILSAFEKQLGIKVGETTSDFKFSLEGLRCLGACGLAPVVTVNGKVYGKVKPDQVSEILDTYRELELNC; this is encoded by the coding sequence ATGTGCGATTTTATTTCACACAACAAGCAATTATTTGACGAACTAGATATATTTATTGACTCTCTTGCAACAAAGGAAGGTGCGTTAATACAAGTTCTACATGAAGCCCAAGGTATATTTGGATATCTTCCAAAAGAAGTTCAACTTCATGTTGCTAGAAAACTTGGAGTAGCTCCTGCAAAGGTATATGGGGTTGTTACATTCTATTCTTATTTTACTACAGAACCTGTAGGTAAGTATAAAATCAGTGTCTGTCTAGGAACTGTATGTTTTGTAAAAGGTGCTGACAAAATCTTAAGTGCTTTTGAAAAACAGCTTGGCATAAAAGTTGGAGAAACTACTAGTGATTTTAAATTTTCTTTAGAAGGTTTAAGATGTTTGGGGGCATGTGGTTTAGCTCCAGTTGTTACTGTAAATGGTAAAGTTTATGGTAAAGTGAAACCTGACCAAGTAAGCGAAATATTAGATACTTATAGAGAATTAGAATTGAATTGTTAA
- the rapZ gene encoding RNase adapter RapZ — protein MKFVIVTGLSGSGKSETMRALEDMGFYCVDNLPPALITKFAELCYQPNSSIDKVALGIDIRGRKFFEALHESLNYLEKENYEYEMVYLDCNDDVLLKRYKMTRRNHPLAKDMQIPEGIKMERKIMEPLKELSTCIIDTTNMKPKDLKEEIKKIYSSGEDNPNLTISVVSFGFKHGILADADLVFDVRFLPNPYYVEELRAKTGDDKEVRDYVMNSKISEEFYVKLLDMIHFLVPQYIEEGKQHLVIGVGCTGGRHRSVTITNLIAEDLSNKGYRVVKKHRDSMLR, from the coding sequence ATGAAATTTGTTATAGTTACAGGTCTTTCAGGATCTGGAAAAAGTGAGACAATGAGAGCTTTAGAGGATATGGGATTTTATTGTGTAGATAATCTACCTCCTGCTTTGATAACTAAATTTGCAGAATTATGTTATCAACCAAATTCAAGTATTGATAAAGTTGCTCTAGGGATAGATATAAGAGGGAGAAAGTTTTTTGAAGCGCTTCATGAAAGCTTAAATTATTTAGAAAAAGAAAATTATGAATATGAAATGGTATATTTGGATTGTAATGATGATGTATTGTTAAAGAGATATAAAATGACAAGAAGAAATCATCCATTGGCAAAAGATATGCAGATTCCAGAAGGTATAAAAATGGAAAGAAAGATAATGGAACCTTTAAAGGAGTTATCTACATGTATAATTGATACAACTAACATGAAACCTAAAGACCTTAAGGAAGAAATAAAGAAAATATATTCTTCTGGTGAAGATAATCCAAACCTAACTATTTCTGTAGTATCTTTTGGATTTAAACATGGTATACTTGCTGATGCAGATTTAGTATTTGATGTAAGATTTCTTCCAAATCCCTATTATGTTGAAGAGTTAAGAGCTAAAACTGGTGATGATAAAGAAGTTAGAGATTATGTTATGAATTCTAAAATCAGTGAAGAATTTTATGTGAAACTTTTAGATATGATTCATTTTTTAGTACCTCAATATATAGAGGAAGGAAAACAACATCTAGTAATTGGTGTTGGATGCACAGGTGGAAGACATAGGTCAGTTACTATAACAAATCTTATAGCGGAGGATTTATCTAATAAGGGATATAGAGTTGTAAAGAAACATAGAGACTCTATGTTGCGATAA
- the cls gene encoding cardiolipin synthase — protein sequence MFDISFFEMSIYEIAVTTIYIINFMVILNLIFREKRNINTTLTWLLILVLIPALGFILYIAFGRNISKNNMFRLKEKDDKIIKSNILDTQVKLQSTSEIDSDIHQHKDMIYALANSNNAHYTNNNDVWIYAESSQFFNSLLEELKKAKKYINIQFYIFKDDKIGTEIIDILIDKAKEGVEVRLLFDAVGGRTLKNSTLSRLKESGVKVGSFFPSFLKIVNFNLNYRNHRKIVVIDGKVGFVGGYNVGDEYLGRNPKFGLWRDTHTKLTGDCVIDLNMRFILDWRYTTKEDLDLEKYFIEEDTNSNHPSENIGIQIVSSGPDISELDEIKYGYLKMIQKARKYIYIQSPYLILDSTFIDTLKIACLSGVDVRVMIPSKPDHPFVYWASYSYAGELLKFGAKIYTYGQNAFLHAKTIVIDDSICSIGTANMDIRSFELNFEVNAFMYSSKKALEQRIIFENDILNSKEITLDIYNSRSTYIKIKESISRLLSAVL from the coding sequence ATGTTTGATATATCATTTTTCGAAATGTCAATATATGAAATAGCAGTTACTACAATATATATAATTAATTTCATGGTTATACTAAACCTTATCTTTAGAGAAAAAAGAAACATAAATACAACTTTAACATGGCTTCTTATATTAGTATTGATTCCTGCTCTTGGATTCATACTTTATATAGCTTTTGGCAGAAATATTTCAAAAAACAATATGTTTAGATTGAAAGAAAAGGATGATAAGATAATCAAAAGTAATATACTAGATACTCAGGTTAAACTCCAATCTACATCTGAAATTGATTCAGATATACATCAACATAAGGATATGATTTATGCATTGGCTAATTCAAATAATGCTCATTATACCAATAATAACGATGTGTGGATTTATGCTGAATCTAGTCAATTTTTTAACAGTCTTCTTGAAGAACTTAAAAAAGCTAAAAAATATATAAACATACAATTTTACATTTTCAAAGATGACAAAATCGGAACTGAAATAATAGACATTCTTATAGACAAAGCTAAAGAAGGTGTTGAAGTAAGACTTTTATTTGATGCAGTTGGTGGTAGAACACTAAAAAATAGTACACTTTCCAGACTTAAAGAAAGTGGTGTTAAAGTTGGAAGCTTCTTCCCATCATTCTTGAAAATTGTAAACTTTAACTTAAACTATAGAAATCACCGAAAAATTGTTGTCATTGATGGTAAGGTAGGATTTGTAGGTGGATATAATGTTGGTGATGAATATTTAGGTAGAAATCCAAAATTTGGTCTATGGAGAGATACACATACTAAGCTTACTGGTGATTGCGTAATTGACCTAAATATGAGATTCATCCTTGATTGGAGATATACAACTAAAGAAGATTTAGATTTAGAAAAGTACTTTATAGAAGAAGATACAAATTCTAATCATCCTTCTGAAAATATTGGGATTCAGATAGTATCAAGTGGTCCAGATATATCAGAACTTGATGAGATTAAATATGGTTACCTTAAAATGATTCAGAAAGCTAGAAAGTATATATACATACAGAGTCCTTATTTAATACTTGACTCAACTTTTATAGATACTTTAAAAATAGCTTGTTTATCTGGTGTTGATGTGAGAGTGATGATTCCTTCTAAACCTGACCATCCCTTTGTATACTGGGCATCATATTCATATGCTGGAGAACTTTTAAAGTTTGGAGCTAAAATCTATACTTATGGTCAAAATGCATTTTTACATGCTAAGACAATAGTTATAGATGACTCTATATGCTCTATAGGAACAGCTAATATGGATATCAGAAGTTTTGAGCTTAATTTCGAAGTTAATGCATTTATGTACTCTTCAAAAAAAGCATTGGAACAAAGAATTATATTTGAAAATGATATTTTAAATTCTAAGGAAATAACATTAGATATATATAATTCTAGGTCTACTTATATAAAAATCAAGGAATCAATTTCAAGACTATTATCAGCAGTTTTATAA
- the whiA gene encoding DNA-binding protein WhiA has protein sequence MSFSTETKNELARVISGNECCNIAELSALVKSGGSIQIVGYKKLNLKITTELNSIARKVFKLLKKNFNINTTISVNKNQMLKRNNSYVLMVTSEMGSEMLLKKLGILEDKEGFFTINKISENLIKHEGCKRAFIRGAFLGGGSISDPEKNYHMEFVTNNEEFADSLKELINSLGFNSKIVARKNNHVVYIKESEQISDLLSIIGGHHALLSLQNTKIVKEMRNNVNRIVNCETANLSKTVNAAVRQVENIKLIQETIGISSLPENLQEIAKIRIEYEDMTLKELGEMLEPPIGKSGVNHRLRKIEEIATDLKKKS, from the coding sequence ATGTCTTTTTCAACTGAAACCAAAAATGAACTAGCAAGAGTTATATCTGGGAATGAATGTTGTAATATAGCTGAATTGTCAGCTCTAGTTAAATCAGGGGGAAGTATACAAATTGTTGGATATAAGAAGCTAAATCTAAAGATAACAACAGAGTTAAATTCAATAGCCCGTAAAGTATTTAAATTATTAAAAAAGAATTTTAATATTAATACTACAATCTCAGTAAATAAGAATCAAATGCTAAAGAGAAATAACAGTTATGTATTAATGGTAACAAGCGAAATGGGTTCAGAGATGTTATTAAAAAAGTTAGGTATACTTGAAGATAAAGAAGGATTTTTTACTATAAACAAAATTTCAGAGAACTTAATTAAGCATGAAGGATGTAAGAGAGCTTTCATAAGAGGAGCTTTTCTTGGTGGAGGTTCTATAAGCGACCCAGAAAAGAACTATCATATGGAATTTGTAACTAATAATGAGGAGTTTGCAGATTCTCTAAAAGAACTTATAAACTCTTTAGGTTTTAATAGTAAAATTGTGGCTAGAAAAAATAATCACGTTGTTTATATCAAAGAGAGTGAACAAATATCAGATTTGTTGAGTATTATAGGAGGACACCACGCTCTTTTAAGTCTTCAAAATACTAAAATAGTAAAAGAAATGAGAAATAATGTAAACAGGATAGTAAATTGTGAGACAGCTAACCTTTCTAAAACAGTAAATGCAGCAGTAAGACAAGTAGAAAATATTAAGCTCATACAAGAGACTATAGGAATTAGCAGTTTGCCAGAAAATTTACAAGAGATAGCTAAGATTAGAATCGAGTATGAGGATATGACTCTCAAAGAACTTGGAGAGATGTTAGAACCACCAATAGGAAAATCTGGAGTCAATCATAGACTTAGAAAAATAGAAGAAATTGCAACAGATTTGAAAAAAAAATCATAG
- a CDS encoding NUDIX hydrolase, which produces MREEVSAGGVVLFGNTILLLRKFNGDWVLPKGKVEEGENNQEAALREVSEETGVKADILKYLGEIHYTFKENWDENRAVHKTVFWYLMQAKNMDTIPQKEEGFIDAKFIHLDRVVDLARYDDEKEIIKVALQEIKKRLKKN; this is translated from the coding sequence ATGAGAGAAGAGGTTAGTGCTGGTGGTGTAGTCCTGTTTGGCAATACGATTCTTTTACTAAGGAAGTTCAATGGAGATTGGGTGTTACCCAAGGGAAAAGTAGAAGAAGGGGAAAATAACCAAGAGGCAGCATTACGTGAAGTAAGTGAAGAAACTGGAGTAAAAGCAGATATATTGAAATATTTAGGTGAAATACACTATACATTCAAAGAAAACTGGGATGAAAATAGAGCAGTTCATAAAACAGTTTTTTGGTATTTGATGCAAGCAAAGAATATGGATACTATTCCACAAAAAGAGGAAGGCTTTATTGATGCTAAATTTATCCACCTAGATAGAGTAGTAGACTTAGCTAGGTATGATGATGAAAAGGAGATAATAAAGGTTGCCTTACAAGAAATAAAAAAAAGGTTAAAGAAAAATTAG
- a CDS encoding formate/nitrite transporter family protein — MSKGFLTPGETAQATISAGIKKANISTQNAILLGLFGGAFIGFGALGSMIVSQTFGKVDPGVASFLSAMVFPVGLMLVVVAGAELFTGNTLMAIALMDKKITLGKMLRNWGLVYFANLVGSILLVALVFYSSTLTGDAATKAIAVAEAKVNSTIASMFLKAILCNILVVLAVWMATASQDIMSKLASCWTVIMLFVLCGFQHSVANMFFIPMGMALGANITMVQFITNLVFVTLGNIVGGSIVVGGIYYLCYVKNS, encoded by the coding sequence ATGAGTAAAGGATTCTTGACACCTGGGGAAACTGCACAAGCAACTATAAGTGCAGGCATTAAAAAAGCAAATATTTCGACACAAAATGCAATTCTATTAGGTTTATTTGGAGGAGCATTTATAGGTTTTGGGGCATTGGGGAGTATGATAGTTAGTCAAACTTTTGGCAAGGTAGACCCAGGGGTAGCTAGCTTTTTAAGTGCTATGGTCTTTCCAGTAGGTCTTATGCTTGTAGTAGTGGCAGGAGCAGAATTATTCACTGGAAACACATTAATGGCTATTGCACTTATGGACAAAAAAATAACATTAGGAAAAATGTTAAGAAACTGGGGACTGGTTTATTTTGCAAATTTAGTAGGTTCAATTTTGCTAGTTGCACTTGTGTTTTATTCTTCTACATTGACAGGAGATGCAGCTACAAAAGCTATAGCTGTGGCAGAAGCTAAGGTTAATTCAACTATAGCATCAATGTTTTTAAAAGCAATACTTTGTAATATTCTAGTCGTTTTAGCTGTATGGATGGCTACAGCATCTCAAGATATAATGTCAAAATTGGCTTCATGTTGGACAGTAATAATGCTATTTGTATTATGTGGATTCCAACATAGTGTTGCAAACATGTTTTTTATACCAATGGGAATGGCATTAGGAGCAAATATAACTATGGTTCAATTTATAACTAATTTGGTATTTGTAACGCTTGGAAATATCGTTGGAGGTTCCATAGTAGTTGGAGGGATTTATTATCTTTGCTATGTCAAAAATAGTTAG
- a CDS encoding PHP domain-containing protein produces the protein MKILADYHTHTLYSHGKGTIEDNVKVAISKGIKTIGISDHSYKHIAYGVKKKDILKMREEVDYLNDKYTDINILLGMECNILDDKGNIDMDDKFIRDFDYIMAGYHFGSTPTSLRSLLNHCNNYIFKTEKAKEYNTKAVINAISNNDIFIITHPGDKGDVYIEEVAKTAKKTNTRLEINSSHSFLNVNQLNKIKGLENKFIIGSDAHCPERVGDFELAMKTISDSNLDISLVENIII, from the coding sequence ATGAAAATACTGGCTGATTATCATACACATACATTATATAGTCATGGCAAAGGGACTATTGAGGATAATGTAAAGGTAGCCATTTCTAAAGGAATAAAAACAATAGGAATATCTGACCATAGTTATAAACATATTGCATATGGTGTAAAGAAAAAAGATATTCTCAAAATGAGAGAAGAAGTAGATTATTTAAATGATAAGTACACTGATATAAATATACTTTTAGGTATGGAGTGTAACATATTAGATGATAAAGGAAATATAGATATGGATGATAAATTTATTAGAGATTTTGATTATATTATGGCTGGATATCACTTTGGTTCTACTCCAACATCATTAAGAAGCTTATTAAATCATTGTAATAACTATATTTTTAAAACTGAAAAAGCAAAAGAATATAATACAAAAGCTGTAATAAATGCGATAAGTAATAATGATATTTTTATAATTACTCATCCAGGAGATAAAGGCGATGTGTATATAGAAGAAGTAGCAAAGACAGCAAAAAAGACAAATACTAGACTTGAGATAAATAGTAGCCATTCTTTTTTGAATGTAAATCAATTAAATAAAATAAAAGGGCTAGAAAATAAATTTATAATAGGCTCAGATGCACATTGTCCAGAAAGAGTTGGTGATTTTGAACTAGCTATGAAGACTATATCTGACTCTAATCTGGATATATCGTTAGTAGAAAACATTATAATATAA